The Bombus fervidus isolate BK054 chromosome 6, iyBomFerv1, whole genome shotgun sequence genome contains a region encoding:
- the Pip5k59b gene encoding phosphatidylinositol 4-phosphate 5-kinase 59B isoform X11: MASGDNVDVIEVVETTFSGPAQGTEDHLRPEQYADEDSKSTGDKVTTFESSVNQHGTTGPKTPVGVSRNKSERERKIGHRRVGVGGEITYKKIQTTQIMGSIQLGIQHAVGGLASKPERDLLMQDFMTVETTNFPSEGSNHTPAHHFSEFKFKNYAPIAFRYFRDLFGIQPDDFLMSMCSAPLRELSNPGASGSIFYLTDDDEFIIKTVQHKEGEFLQTLLPGYYMNLNQNPRTLLPKFFGLYCYRCNSKNVRLVAMNNLLPSSVKLHQKYDLKGSTYKRKASKSERSKSSPTYKDLDFMEHHPEGIFLEADTYSALVKTIQRDCRVLESFKIMDYSLLVGLHNLDQAAREKAQEQRLSASAEEEVGEVGGESTALTQAEKEREREDRIGASALNRSRSINRQRLVAHSTAMESIQAESEPIDEEDDVPSPGGIPARNARGERLLLFLGIIDILQSYRLKKKLEHTWKSMIHDGDTVSVHRPGFYAQRFQDFMAKTVFKKIPSLDLPEIKGNHRKFRNLVTSYIVFAQTLKHSPSKRKSITRPLRPLDGDFDSTAVPTTGTSTMHATSPTKAVTPTDAAISTTSTVMSTGSAPIATSTPVNFAAGPVSPPPLTLAAGPGLSHHEPPVTTSAAKVTSYPAVLKGRTAASPPNPNLVPSGKIPPPVPPRGTGQSRTARSSEEHRGPGTATSTSSMTSSRGGTLPSTCSTPPPPFDDAVRSNDQTLASGGQLQQGAPTTILASSLSSAHSKQNKVVHHVTLTKTYHDAVSISDVHLESSGSGSGSGGRETKSSLSVESGGSSRGGGGLTWTPPAGSAEGSTPTWTEGTPSFTESSSSGDAGCPTTPIRGNQRHDDGGRIAATVEEALASLTTEMTHL, translated from the exons ATGGCTTCAGGCGACAATGTGGACGTGATCGAAGTGGTCGAAACAACCTTCTCTGGCCCGGCACAGGGCACGGAGGATCATCTCAGGCCAGAACAGTACGCGGACGAGGACA GTAAATCTACAGGGGATAAGGTGACAACATTTGAA agcTCGGTAAATCAACATGGCACCACGGGCCCCAAGACCCCTGTGGGGGTGTCGAGGAACAAATCggagcgagagagaaagatcgGCCACAGGAGAGTTGGAGTGGGAGGTGAAATCACGTATAAAAAG ATCCAAACGACACAAATCATGGGTTCCATCCAGCTAGGCATCCAACATGCAGTCGGTGGTTTGGCCAGTAAACCAGAGCGTGATTTACTGATGCAAGATTTCATGACTGTAGAAACGACGAACTTCCCGAGCGAGGGATCCAATCACACTCCAGCTCATCATTTTTCGGAGTTTAAGTTCAAAAATTACGCACCTATTGCATTTCGTTACTTTCGGGATCTCTTTGGCATTCAACCGGATGATTTTTTG ATGTCGATGTGTAGCGCTCCCTTACGCGAATTGTCAAACCCCGGCGCTAGTGGAAGTATCTTTTACCTAACAGATGATGACGAGTTCATCATAAAGACTGTACAACACAAAGAAGGAGAATTTTTACAGACGCTTCTTCCAGGATATTATATG aaTCTAAATCAAAATCCAAGGACATTATTGCCAAAGTTCTTCGGATTGTATTGCTATCGGTGTAATAGTAAAAATGTTAGATTAGTCGCTATGAATAATCTTCTGCCCTCGTCGGTGAAATTGCATCAAAAGTATGACTTGAAAGGATCAACATACAAAAGAAAG GCATCGAAATCAGAAAGATCTAAATCTTCTCCAACATACAAAGATTTAGATTTCATGGAACACCATCCAGAAGGGATCTTTTTGGAGGCAGACACGTATAGTGCCCTGGTTAAAACTATTCAAAGAGATTGTCGGGTGTTGGAAAGCTTTAAAATCATGGATTACTCTTTACTCGTTGGTCTTCATAACCTCGACCAGGCTGCGAGAGAAAAAGCG CAGGAGCAGAGATTATCAGCGAGTGCGGAGGAAGAAGTCGGCGAAGTGGGAGGTGAGAGTACAGCACTTACTCAAGCAGAAAAAGAACGGGAACGAGAGGACAGAATAGGAGCCAGCGCTCTGAACCGATCACGAAGCATAAATCGACAAAGGTTGGTTGCGCACAGTACCGCTATGGAGAGTATTCAGGCTGAAAGCGAGCCGATAGACGAGGAGGACGATGTACC CAGTCCAGGTGGAATTCCTGCTCGTAATGCCCGCGGCGAACGCCTTCTACTTTTCCTTGGTATTATTGACATTTTGCAAAGTTACAGGCttaagaaaaaattagaaCATACCTGGAAGTCGATGATACACGATGGT GATACTGTGTCTGTACATCGGCCAGGTTTTTACGCGCAACGTTTCCAAGATTTCATGGCGAAGACAGTATTCAAGAAAATACCATCAC TGGACCTGCCTGAGATTAAGGGGAATCATCGCAAATTCCGTAACCTCGTCACCAGCTACATAG TCTTTGCTCAAA cgttgaaacattCCCCATCGAAGAGAAAAAGCATAACCAGGCCTCTCAGGCCCTTGGACGGTGACTTCGATTCAACCG CGGTGCCGACAACCGGAACTTCGACAATGCATGCTACGTCACCCACGAAGGCTG TAACCCCGACAGACGCTGCGATCAGCACGACCAGCACGGTGATGTCAACCGGTTCCGCGCCAATCGCCACCTCCACCCCCGTGAACTTCGCCGCGGGCCCGGTGAGTCCGCCTCCGTTGACCTTGGCCGCGGGTCCAGGCCTTTCTCATCACGAGCCACCGGTGACGACCTCAGCGGCCAAGGTCACGAGCTACCCAGCCGTCCTGAAGGGCAGGACCGCCGCCAGTCCACCGAATCCAAATCTGGTACCCTCCGGCAAGATTCCACCCCCTGTTCCTCCAAGAGGTACCGGTCAATCGAGGACCGCGAGGTCCTCTGAGGAGCACCGTGGCCCTGGAACAGCCACCTCCACGTCCTCGATGACATCCAGCCGAG GTGGCACCCTTCCTTCCACTTGTTCCACCCCGCCCCCGCCCTTTGACGATGCAGTGCGCTCAAATGACCAGACCTTGGCTTCTGGTGGTCAACTTCAACAGGGTGCACCGACCACGATTTTAGCAAGCAGTCTAAGCAGTGCTCACTCCAAGCAGAACAAGGTTGTGCACCATGTCACTCTCACAAAGACTTATCACGATGCCGTGAG CATATCCGACGTACACTTGGAAAGCAGCGGTAGCGGAAGCGGAAGCGGCGGAAGGGAAACGAAATCTTCGTTGAGCGTAGAAAGCGGTGGTAGTAGTCGAGGAGGTGGGGGTCTGACCTGGACACCACCCGCTGGCAGCGCCGAGGGCTCTACGCCCACCTGGACAGAGGGCACGCCGTCCTTTACCGAGAGTTCCAGCAGCGGTGACGCAG GTTGTCCGACCACACCGATCAGGGGCAATCAGCGTCACGATGACGGAGGGAGAATCGCTGCCACCGTCGAGGAGGCGCTAGCCAGTCTTACTACAGAAATG ACCCACCTGTAG
- the Pip5k59b gene encoding phosphatidylinositol 4-phosphate 5-kinase 59B isoform X3: MASGDNVDVIEVVETTFSGPAQGTEDHLRPEQYADEDSKSTGDKVTTFESSVNQHGTTGPKTPVGVSRNKSERERKIGHRRVGVGGEITYKKIQTTQIMGSIQLGIQHAVGGLASKPERDLLMQDFMTVETTNFPSEGSNHTPAHHFSEFKFKNYAPIAFRYFRDLFGIQPDDFLMSMCSAPLRELSNPGASGSIFYLTDDDEFIIKTVQHKEGEFLQTLLPGYYMNLNQNPRTLLPKFFGLYCYRCNSKNVRLVAMNNLLPSSVKLHQKYDLKGSTYKRKASKSERSKSSPTYKDLDFMEHHPEGIFLEADTYSALVKTIQRDCRVLESFKIMDYSLLVGLHNLDQAAREKAEQRLSASAEEEVGEVGGESTALTQAEKEREREDRIGASALNRSRSINRQRLVAHSTAMESIQAESEPIDEEDDVPSPGGIPARNARGERLLLFLGIIDILQSYRLKKKLEHTWKSMIHDGDTVSVHRPGFYAQRFQDFMAKTVFKKIPSLDLPEIKGNHRKFRNLVTSYIVFAQTLKHSPSKRKSITRPLRPLDGDFDSTAVPTTGTSTMHATSPTKAVTPTDAAISTTSTVMSTGSAPIATSTPVNFAAGPVSPPPLTLAAGPGLSHHEPPVTTSAAKVTSYPAVLKGRTAASPPNPNLVPSGKIPPPVPPRGTGQSRTARSSEEHRGPGTATSTSSMTSSRGGTLPSTCSTPPPPFDDAVRSNDQTLASGGQLQQGAPTTILASSLSSAHSKQNKVVHHVTLTKTYHDAVSISDVHLESSGSGSGSGGRETKSSLSVESGGSSRGGGGLTWTPPAGSAEGSTPTWTEGTPSFTESSSSGDAGCPTTPIRGNQRHDDGGRIAATVEEALASLTTEMKETNNTRNFVEQRRSLSKYSQVRTSFKRASANRMSIMRNVQNVLRVQRREP, from the exons ATGGCTTCAGGCGACAATGTGGACGTGATCGAAGTGGTCGAAACAACCTTCTCTGGCCCGGCACAGGGCACGGAGGATCATCTCAGGCCAGAACAGTACGCGGACGAGGACA GTAAATCTACAGGGGATAAGGTGACAACATTTGAA agcTCGGTAAATCAACATGGCACCACGGGCCCCAAGACCCCTGTGGGGGTGTCGAGGAACAAATCggagcgagagagaaagatcgGCCACAGGAGAGTTGGAGTGGGAGGTGAAATCACGTATAAAAAG ATCCAAACGACACAAATCATGGGTTCCATCCAGCTAGGCATCCAACATGCAGTCGGTGGTTTGGCCAGTAAACCAGAGCGTGATTTACTGATGCAAGATTTCATGACTGTAGAAACGACGAACTTCCCGAGCGAGGGATCCAATCACACTCCAGCTCATCATTTTTCGGAGTTTAAGTTCAAAAATTACGCACCTATTGCATTTCGTTACTTTCGGGATCTCTTTGGCATTCAACCGGATGATTTTTTG ATGTCGATGTGTAGCGCTCCCTTACGCGAATTGTCAAACCCCGGCGCTAGTGGAAGTATCTTTTACCTAACAGATGATGACGAGTTCATCATAAAGACTGTACAACACAAAGAAGGAGAATTTTTACAGACGCTTCTTCCAGGATATTATATG aaTCTAAATCAAAATCCAAGGACATTATTGCCAAAGTTCTTCGGATTGTATTGCTATCGGTGTAATAGTAAAAATGTTAGATTAGTCGCTATGAATAATCTTCTGCCCTCGTCGGTGAAATTGCATCAAAAGTATGACTTGAAAGGATCAACATACAAAAGAAAG GCATCGAAATCAGAAAGATCTAAATCTTCTCCAACATACAAAGATTTAGATTTCATGGAACACCATCCAGAAGGGATCTTTTTGGAGGCAGACACGTATAGTGCCCTGGTTAAAACTATTCAAAGAGATTGTCGGGTGTTGGAAAGCTTTAAAATCATGGATTACTCTTTACTCGTTGGTCTTCATAACCTCGACCAGGCTGCGAGAGAAAAAGCG GAGCAGAGATTATCAGCGAGTGCGGAGGAAGAAGTCGGCGAAGTGGGAGGTGAGAGTACAGCACTTACTCAAGCAGAAAAAGAACGGGAACGAGAGGACAGAATAGGAGCCAGCGCTCTGAACCGATCACGAAGCATAAATCGACAAAGGTTGGTTGCGCACAGTACCGCTATGGAGAGTATTCAGGCTGAAAGCGAGCCGATAGACGAGGAGGACGATGTACC CAGTCCAGGTGGAATTCCTGCTCGTAATGCCCGCGGCGAACGCCTTCTACTTTTCCTTGGTATTATTGACATTTTGCAAAGTTACAGGCttaagaaaaaattagaaCATACCTGGAAGTCGATGATACACGATGGT GATACTGTGTCTGTACATCGGCCAGGTTTTTACGCGCAACGTTTCCAAGATTTCATGGCGAAGACAGTATTCAAGAAAATACCATCAC TGGACCTGCCTGAGATTAAGGGGAATCATCGCAAATTCCGTAACCTCGTCACCAGCTACATAG TCTTTGCTCAAA cgttgaaacattCCCCATCGAAGAGAAAAAGCATAACCAGGCCTCTCAGGCCCTTGGACGGTGACTTCGATTCAACCG CGGTGCCGACAACCGGAACTTCGACAATGCATGCTACGTCACCCACGAAGGCTG TAACCCCGACAGACGCTGCGATCAGCACGACCAGCACGGTGATGTCAACCGGTTCCGCGCCAATCGCCACCTCCACCCCCGTGAACTTCGCCGCGGGCCCGGTGAGTCCGCCTCCGTTGACCTTGGCCGCGGGTCCAGGCCTTTCTCATCACGAGCCACCGGTGACGACCTCAGCGGCCAAGGTCACGAGCTACCCAGCCGTCCTGAAGGGCAGGACCGCCGCCAGTCCACCGAATCCAAATCTGGTACCCTCCGGCAAGATTCCACCCCCTGTTCCTCCAAGAGGTACCGGTCAATCGAGGACCGCGAGGTCCTCTGAGGAGCACCGTGGCCCTGGAACAGCCACCTCCACGTCCTCGATGACATCCAGCCGAG GTGGCACCCTTCCTTCCACTTGTTCCACCCCGCCCCCGCCCTTTGACGATGCAGTGCGCTCAAATGACCAGACCTTGGCTTCTGGTGGTCAACTTCAACAGGGTGCACCGACCACGATTTTAGCAAGCAGTCTAAGCAGTGCTCACTCCAAGCAGAACAAGGTTGTGCACCATGTCACTCTCACAAAGACTTATCACGATGCCGTGAG CATATCCGACGTACACTTGGAAAGCAGCGGTAGCGGAAGCGGAAGCGGCGGAAGGGAAACGAAATCTTCGTTGAGCGTAGAAAGCGGTGGTAGTAGTCGAGGAGGTGGGGGTCTGACCTGGACACCACCCGCTGGCAGCGCCGAGGGCTCTACGCCCACCTGGACAGAGGGCACGCCGTCCTTTACCGAGAGTTCCAGCAGCGGTGACGCAG GTTGTCCGACCACACCGATCAGGGGCAATCAGCGTCACGATGACGGAGGGAGAATCGCTGCCACCGTCGAGGAGGCGCTAGCCAGTCTTACTACAGAAATG aaagaaacgaacaacACGAGGAATTTTGTGGAACAGAGAAGGTCCCTTTCGAAGTACAGTCAAGTGAGAACGAGTTTCAAACGTGCCAGCGCGAACCGTATGTCGATCATGAGGAACGTGCAAAATGTGTTAAGAGTTCAACGTCGAGAGCCATAA
- the Pip5k59b gene encoding phosphatidylinositol 4-phosphate 5-kinase 59B isoform X12 produces MASGDNVDVIEVVETTFSGPAQGTEDHLRPEQYADEDSKSTGDKVTTFESSVNQHGTTGPKTPVGVSRNKSERERKIGHRRVGVGGEITYKKIQTTQIMGSIQLGIQHAVGGLASKPERDLLMQDFMTVETTNFPSEGSNHTPAHHFSEFKFKNYAPIAFRYFRDLFGIQPDDFLMSMCSAPLRELSNPGASGSIFYLTDDDEFIIKTVQHKEGEFLQTLLPGYYMNLNQNPRTLLPKFFGLYCYRCNSKNVRLVAMNNLLPSSVKLHQKYDLKGSTYKRKASKSERSKSSPTYKDLDFMEHHPEGIFLEADTYSALVKTIQRDCRVLESFKIMDYSLLVGLHNLDQAAREKAQEQRLSASAEEEVGEVGGESTALTQAEKEREREDRIGASALNRSRSINRQRLVAHSTAMESIQAESEPIDEEDDVPSPGGIPARNARGERLLLFLGIIDILQSYRLKKKLEHTWKSMIHDGDTVSVHRPGFYAQRFQDFMAKTVFKKIPSLDLPEIKGNHRKFRNLVTSYIVFAQTLKHSPSKRKSITRPLRPLDGDFDSTAVPTTGTSTMHATSPTKAGGTLPSTCSTPPPPFDDAVRSNDQTLASGGQLQQGAPTTILASSLSSAHSKQNKVVHHVTLTKTYHDAVSISDVHLESSGSGSGSGGRETKSSLSVESGGSSRGGGGLTWTPPAGSAEGSTPTWTEGTPSFTESSSSGDAGCPTTPIRGNQRHDDGGRIAATVEEALASLTTEMKETNNTRNFVEQRRSLSKYSQVRTSFKRASANRMSIMRNVQNVLRVQRREP; encoded by the exons ATGGCTTCAGGCGACAATGTGGACGTGATCGAAGTGGTCGAAACAACCTTCTCTGGCCCGGCACAGGGCACGGAGGATCATCTCAGGCCAGAACAGTACGCGGACGAGGACA GTAAATCTACAGGGGATAAGGTGACAACATTTGAA agcTCGGTAAATCAACATGGCACCACGGGCCCCAAGACCCCTGTGGGGGTGTCGAGGAACAAATCggagcgagagagaaagatcgGCCACAGGAGAGTTGGAGTGGGAGGTGAAATCACGTATAAAAAG ATCCAAACGACACAAATCATGGGTTCCATCCAGCTAGGCATCCAACATGCAGTCGGTGGTTTGGCCAGTAAACCAGAGCGTGATTTACTGATGCAAGATTTCATGACTGTAGAAACGACGAACTTCCCGAGCGAGGGATCCAATCACACTCCAGCTCATCATTTTTCGGAGTTTAAGTTCAAAAATTACGCACCTATTGCATTTCGTTACTTTCGGGATCTCTTTGGCATTCAACCGGATGATTTTTTG ATGTCGATGTGTAGCGCTCCCTTACGCGAATTGTCAAACCCCGGCGCTAGTGGAAGTATCTTTTACCTAACAGATGATGACGAGTTCATCATAAAGACTGTACAACACAAAGAAGGAGAATTTTTACAGACGCTTCTTCCAGGATATTATATG aaTCTAAATCAAAATCCAAGGACATTATTGCCAAAGTTCTTCGGATTGTATTGCTATCGGTGTAATAGTAAAAATGTTAGATTAGTCGCTATGAATAATCTTCTGCCCTCGTCGGTGAAATTGCATCAAAAGTATGACTTGAAAGGATCAACATACAAAAGAAAG GCATCGAAATCAGAAAGATCTAAATCTTCTCCAACATACAAAGATTTAGATTTCATGGAACACCATCCAGAAGGGATCTTTTTGGAGGCAGACACGTATAGTGCCCTGGTTAAAACTATTCAAAGAGATTGTCGGGTGTTGGAAAGCTTTAAAATCATGGATTACTCTTTACTCGTTGGTCTTCATAACCTCGACCAGGCTGCGAGAGAAAAAGCG CAGGAGCAGAGATTATCAGCGAGTGCGGAGGAAGAAGTCGGCGAAGTGGGAGGTGAGAGTACAGCACTTACTCAAGCAGAAAAAGAACGGGAACGAGAGGACAGAATAGGAGCCAGCGCTCTGAACCGATCACGAAGCATAAATCGACAAAGGTTGGTTGCGCACAGTACCGCTATGGAGAGTATTCAGGCTGAAAGCGAGCCGATAGACGAGGAGGACGATGTACC CAGTCCAGGTGGAATTCCTGCTCGTAATGCCCGCGGCGAACGCCTTCTACTTTTCCTTGGTATTATTGACATTTTGCAAAGTTACAGGCttaagaaaaaattagaaCATACCTGGAAGTCGATGATACACGATGGT GATACTGTGTCTGTACATCGGCCAGGTTTTTACGCGCAACGTTTCCAAGATTTCATGGCGAAGACAGTATTCAAGAAAATACCATCAC TGGACCTGCCTGAGATTAAGGGGAATCATCGCAAATTCCGTAACCTCGTCACCAGCTACATAG TCTTTGCTCAAA cgttgaaacattCCCCATCGAAGAGAAAAAGCATAACCAGGCCTCTCAGGCCCTTGGACGGTGACTTCGATTCAACCG CGGTGCCGACAACCGGAACTTCGACAATGCATGCTACGTCACCCACGAAGGCTG GTGGCACCCTTCCTTCCACTTGTTCCACCCCGCCCCCGCCCTTTGACGATGCAGTGCGCTCAAATGACCAGACCTTGGCTTCTGGTGGTCAACTTCAACAGGGTGCACCGACCACGATTTTAGCAAGCAGTCTAAGCAGTGCTCACTCCAAGCAGAACAAGGTTGTGCACCATGTCACTCTCACAAAGACTTATCACGATGCCGTGAG CATATCCGACGTACACTTGGAAAGCAGCGGTAGCGGAAGCGGAAGCGGCGGAAGGGAAACGAAATCTTCGTTGAGCGTAGAAAGCGGTGGTAGTAGTCGAGGAGGTGGGGGTCTGACCTGGACACCACCCGCTGGCAGCGCCGAGGGCTCTACGCCCACCTGGACAGAGGGCACGCCGTCCTTTACCGAGAGTTCCAGCAGCGGTGACGCAG GTTGTCCGACCACACCGATCAGGGGCAATCAGCGTCACGATGACGGAGGGAGAATCGCTGCCACCGTCGAGGAGGCGCTAGCCAGTCTTACTACAGAAATG aaagaaacgaacaacACGAGGAATTTTGTGGAACAGAGAAGGTCCCTTTCGAAGTACAGTCAAGTGAGAACGAGTTTCAAACGTGCCAGCGCGAACCGTATGTCGATCATGAGGAACGTGCAAAATGTGTTAAGAGTTCAACGTCGAGAGCCATAA
- the Pip5k59b gene encoding phosphatidylinositol 4-phosphate 5-kinase 59B isoform X14, which yields MASGDNVDVIEVVETTFSGPAQGTEDHLRPEQYADEDSKSTGDKVTTFESSVNQHGTTGPKTPVGVSRNKSERERKIGHRRVGVGGEITYKKIQTTQIMGSIQLGIQHAVGGLASKPERDLLMQDFMTVETTNFPSEGSNHTPAHHFSEFKFKNYAPIAFRYFRDLFGIQPDDFLMSMCSAPLRELSNPGASGSIFYLTDDDEFIIKTVQHKEGEFLQTLLPGYYMNLNQNPRTLLPKFFGLYCYRCNSKNVRLVAMNNLLPSSVKLHQKYDLKGSTYKRKASKSERSKSSPTYKDLDFMEHHPEGIFLEADTYSALVKTIQRDCRVLESFKIMDYSLLVGLHNLDQAAREKAQEQRLSASAEEEVGEVGGESTALTQAEKEREREDRIGASALNRSRSINRQRLVAHSTAMESIQAESEPIDEEDDVPSPGGIPARNARGERLLLFLGIIDILQSYRLKKKLEHTWKSMIHDGDTVSVHRPGFYAQRFQDFMAKTVFKKIPSLDLPEIKGNHRKFRNLVTSYIALKHSPSKRKSITRPLRPLDGDFDSTGGTLPSTCSTPPPPFDDAVRSNDQTLASGGQLQQGAPTTILASSLSSAHSKQNKVVHHVTLTKTYHDAVSISDVHLESSGSGSGSGGRETKSSLSVESGGSSRGGGGLTWTPPAGSAEGSTPTWTEGTPSFTESSSSGDAGCPTTPIRGNQRHDDGGRIAATVEEALASLTTEMKETNNTRNFVEQRRSLSKYSQVRTSFKRASANRMSIMRNVQNVLRVQRREP from the exons ATGGCTTCAGGCGACAATGTGGACGTGATCGAAGTGGTCGAAACAACCTTCTCTGGCCCGGCACAGGGCACGGAGGATCATCTCAGGCCAGAACAGTACGCGGACGAGGACA GTAAATCTACAGGGGATAAGGTGACAACATTTGAA agcTCGGTAAATCAACATGGCACCACGGGCCCCAAGACCCCTGTGGGGGTGTCGAGGAACAAATCggagcgagagagaaagatcgGCCACAGGAGAGTTGGAGTGGGAGGTGAAATCACGTATAAAAAG ATCCAAACGACACAAATCATGGGTTCCATCCAGCTAGGCATCCAACATGCAGTCGGTGGTTTGGCCAGTAAACCAGAGCGTGATTTACTGATGCAAGATTTCATGACTGTAGAAACGACGAACTTCCCGAGCGAGGGATCCAATCACACTCCAGCTCATCATTTTTCGGAGTTTAAGTTCAAAAATTACGCACCTATTGCATTTCGTTACTTTCGGGATCTCTTTGGCATTCAACCGGATGATTTTTTG ATGTCGATGTGTAGCGCTCCCTTACGCGAATTGTCAAACCCCGGCGCTAGTGGAAGTATCTTTTACCTAACAGATGATGACGAGTTCATCATAAAGACTGTACAACACAAAGAAGGAGAATTTTTACAGACGCTTCTTCCAGGATATTATATG aaTCTAAATCAAAATCCAAGGACATTATTGCCAAAGTTCTTCGGATTGTATTGCTATCGGTGTAATAGTAAAAATGTTAGATTAGTCGCTATGAATAATCTTCTGCCCTCGTCGGTGAAATTGCATCAAAAGTATGACTTGAAAGGATCAACATACAAAAGAAAG GCATCGAAATCAGAAAGATCTAAATCTTCTCCAACATACAAAGATTTAGATTTCATGGAACACCATCCAGAAGGGATCTTTTTGGAGGCAGACACGTATAGTGCCCTGGTTAAAACTATTCAAAGAGATTGTCGGGTGTTGGAAAGCTTTAAAATCATGGATTACTCTTTACTCGTTGGTCTTCATAACCTCGACCAGGCTGCGAGAGAAAAAGCG CAGGAGCAGAGATTATCAGCGAGTGCGGAGGAAGAAGTCGGCGAAGTGGGAGGTGAGAGTACAGCACTTACTCAAGCAGAAAAAGAACGGGAACGAGAGGACAGAATAGGAGCCAGCGCTCTGAACCGATCACGAAGCATAAATCGACAAAGGTTGGTTGCGCACAGTACCGCTATGGAGAGTATTCAGGCTGAAAGCGAGCCGATAGACGAGGAGGACGATGTACC CAGTCCAGGTGGAATTCCTGCTCGTAATGCCCGCGGCGAACGCCTTCTACTTTTCCTTGGTATTATTGACATTTTGCAAAGTTACAGGCttaagaaaaaattagaaCATACCTGGAAGTCGATGATACACGATGGT GATACTGTGTCTGTACATCGGCCAGGTTTTTACGCGCAACGTTTCCAAGATTTCATGGCGAAGACAGTATTCAAGAAAATACCATCAC TGGACCTGCCTGAGATTAAGGGGAATCATCGCAAATTCCGTAACCTCGTCACCAGCTACATAG cgttgaaacattCCCCATCGAAGAGAAAAAGCATAACCAGGCCTCTCAGGCCCTTGGACGGTGACTTCGATTCAACCG GTGGCACCCTTCCTTCCACTTGTTCCACCCCGCCCCCGCCCTTTGACGATGCAGTGCGCTCAAATGACCAGACCTTGGCTTCTGGTGGTCAACTTCAACAGGGTGCACCGACCACGATTTTAGCAAGCAGTCTAAGCAGTGCTCACTCCAAGCAGAACAAGGTTGTGCACCATGTCACTCTCACAAAGACTTATCACGATGCCGTGAG CATATCCGACGTACACTTGGAAAGCAGCGGTAGCGGAAGCGGAAGCGGCGGAAGGGAAACGAAATCTTCGTTGAGCGTAGAAAGCGGTGGTAGTAGTCGAGGAGGTGGGGGTCTGACCTGGACACCACCCGCTGGCAGCGCCGAGGGCTCTACGCCCACCTGGACAGAGGGCACGCCGTCCTTTACCGAGAGTTCCAGCAGCGGTGACGCAG GTTGTCCGACCACACCGATCAGGGGCAATCAGCGTCACGATGACGGAGGGAGAATCGCTGCCACCGTCGAGGAGGCGCTAGCCAGTCTTACTACAGAAATG aaagaaacgaacaacACGAGGAATTTTGTGGAACAGAGAAGGTCCCTTTCGAAGTACAGTCAAGTGAGAACGAGTTTCAAACGTGCCAGCGCGAACCGTATGTCGATCATGAGGAACGTGCAAAATGTGTTAAGAGTTCAACGTCGAGAGCCATAA